A region from the Alnus glutinosa chromosome 5, dhAlnGlut1.1, whole genome shotgun sequence genome encodes:
- the LOC133869255 gene encoding uncharacterized protein LOC133869255, with protein sequence MDISSSHLENEGEIESLRIHISSDDASTDEDDPKIELDDEEEFDDKEDNGSLYEIIDGNGKVEEPKSGSTFSSLEEVVSYYRKYAKQIGFAVIRRGIKKKARQDQANTSQHLLPSGIDDQHDCIICTQVDLRWILFVIPLPLSQ encoded by the exons ATGGACATTTCAAGCTCACACTTGGAGAATGAGGGTGAAATTGAATCTTTACGGATACATATTTCAAGTGACGATGCATCAACTGACGAAGACGACCCTAAAATTG aGTTGGATGATGAAGAGGAGTTTGATGATAAAGAAGACAATGGCTCACTATACGAAATAATAGATGGGAATggtaaagttgaagaacctAAGAGTGGAAGTACGTTTAGTTCGTTGGAAGAAGTTGTCTCCTACTATAGGAAGTATGCAAAGCAAATTGGTTTTGCTGTAATAAGAAGAGGCATCAAAAAGAAAG CAAGGCAAGATCAAGCAAACACAAGTCAACATCTATTGCCTTCTGGAATTGATGATCAACACGATTGTATAATTTGTACTCAG GTTGATCTACGATGGATATTGTTTGTAATTCCTCTCCCTTTGAGCCAATGA